One Bemisia tabaci chromosome 4, PGI_BMITA_v3 genomic window, cgggctGGCCCGGGACAATGGGGTAGATAATCGCCACATGttaaaattgaggggcttggagggtaaagcgcatgagtgcagtttttgaagaaattgagatatttaacgatttcaagtaaaattagccttaatgcatattccgtaaaaaattctctcttaaattccaatttttaagcatcaaaaagtcagttcgaaccatctttccgccatgaggatccgtttaattttgaaacttcaaacctgaatttctcgaaatagtaaaaactgaacttatgcgccttgtcctccaacccCCTCAGTTGCCcctttttaagaaattttgcaGAGCCCCACAGGACCTCTTTTGTACTTTTTCAGACGTTCTACGAGGAAGATCCAGTTTTAACTTTTGACAAATACGTCCTGAAGCTCTTCTGCGTCTGCTTGACAGAGCTCCCGATGAGTGTCAAAATACCGTTTTTGACAGGCCCTGTATAGCTACACAACTAGACTGAAAATCGATgtcgagagtatttttcttctgcGAAAAAATCCATAAAGAGTTAGTCAGTTAGAACCGGTTTCACCCATAAAGCAGAAATGTACTTTCTACCGTCGTCATAACGCCAAGATGAAATCAAAAAACTGTCTGTGACTACGAGAGGAATGCCGATCGTAAACAACTTAATTGGTCTTAATTTCGAAAACTCAATGAAGTATGGCACTTCAAAAGGAAGTggttttaaattgtaaaataatcaACAAATTAGGATTAGAGatattatcagaaaaaaatatcgtaGATTTTAAAACTTAACAATAGGTAGTTGGAAATACGAACTTTTCGACCTCAGCCATCGATGTCTTCTTCCCAAGTatcacagattgcaataagtagcaattacatagtaaaaatactgcaaatccactgagtgttgtgtatgttgcctagctcccaTTTGAAGGGGCTCCATctattgaaacttattgcaataaaatttaaataagttgcaatttctcattgcattgcattttgCCTGTATTTCTGACACATAAAGCTGATTTGattaattgtttaaaatcggcatgaATCAattaaattatgtaaaattattgcaattaaATGGTAtacaaattacaattttattgaaatcaaattgcaatttaatttcaatattttcgttgcgctGTGCTACTTGGGCTGGTTCTACTTCatacaagaaaaacaaattaaaaatatatcatAGTCACCGAAAGAACATTCAACAAGGTAAACATATTGTAAAAGAAGATAAGAAGGTAGTTGGAATGATTTTTATCCTCATACCTCTGTAGCACCTCCGACAACGCTTGTTACAAGCACCACGACGCCAAAAGCGATCAACCCGCTAGAATGCATTTTTCGAGGGAACATCGGACCGTAACTGCAAAGTGAGGCGTATCAATTCAATGTTCtgctaaaattcaattttgctcCTTGCGTGCTGACATCATCCAAGGACGTGcatttcttccccccccccccttcctgaTTGGGGCAAACATGGGTACACGTCTGCAAGGCATATTGTATGACGCTCGTTCAAAAGTCTGGCGTGGCCAATATCGTCAGAAATATAGTATTTTCCATGCGAACTAAAAAATCTGCGGGGAGTGATTAAGTTCGGACTGTCGATTGCATGACATCAGTGCGCACTAAATCGAATCACGCAAAGATACAGGTGATGCGACGGCAGAAAGAAAAGTGTTCAGGTGCGCTCgaaaaaaacatggaaattGGTGTGTTTTTAAAGTCTAATACATAATAATtgttttgtgcatttttttttgggtAAAATATAACGGCTAGTACCCAAGCAGAATTTTCCAACAGTAAAATtgctattttttgaaattgagttcCGATAATTCTACGATTATTTGGCGATCTAATCGCTaggttcatcaacatttgagagATTACACTTAATCTTGTCACAATTATATTTCTACTAGAGGCCTGAGGCCGCTACGCAGCCGCCAACCATTCAGAAAAGCTACGCGTAAAAAATAGTAGAACAACCACGTtcaatccctggtaaaaattgacagtagaatctgtgttccaaaataccatagacctagagccggctgtaagatttccaatagcttctatagccggcaacacaattttttatagccttttatagccgatggcgattaagcaacagcctggcgataaatagtgtatgctaaacgttactaattacggatgctaggacttagtgagtttttggactaccgctctctttttgggccgcagtatcttgatttaatttgcgaggaaagctccgtacttttgaaggatgcctgctattcctaatatgttggagcaccttcaatttcgtatgatactgtgcaatacctctggtgtgaaatagttgcttcaagcgccgcggtgcGCGGGCAGCCAGTGCTgaacgcgcataggcgcctacaaacctaacagggatacttcacgcattgcgcaatgcgtgaagtattccggttaggtttgtaggcgccagtgcgtcgccgctccgctttgtgttaggctctaatatttaatctggcggagtcagcgtttttcaactcatgactttgaaatgtttgcacactctgtatggattattctcattttaatcgatgaaaaaaaaaatatgtagtaaaggaaaataaaatgtgcgttttgtaaatattaaggtgattccgtacaaacttaaggatttacaaagcacaagaatttctacacaatttcttatagccttttatagccgatggcgaaaaagcaacagccaggcgataaagtgtaaagcccccggcgataggaactatagcccggctgtataattttttatcgcttcgtatagcccggccgtatgattttttccactttctacaatATGAtattctatcgccctcttcagtcggctgtaaaaactcctatggtattttgaaacgcagctcctatcgccaatttttaccagggagttaTTTAAGAGATAATGGATAAAACAAAAGCATATTCGCCTCAGATTGCAACGTTGTgtaccaatttttttgttttatttttgtacgccgtttttaaaaagctacacacagtttttccaCGAATTTTGCTAAATGACCTCAAATGTAAGCATCGAAAATTTCAACGCGATAATTTCGctcttccattttctttttatgtaacaaaaaaataaatatcttccgagtttctgaatcgttacaatgaagACATATATTTTCCCTTCCCTTTACTTATGATAAAAACTGTAGCAGAGAGGCAAGACTGATGACACGTAATCCTAGTTTAACGGAGACTTTAGCGTCGCGCGagccagggaagggaacgcGGTGGAGTCATCTTTGCAGTGTGACGCACCTCCCATTCGGTTAGCGGCAATATGCCTACACCCATGGCCGAATTGTTATCTCGTTACGCCTAccgaaaatgaaataaaaaatcgacgCCTGCACgcggaaaaaaagttttcttagctacctctgattgcaacgtttcaaatccctacgaattttttttcaatcatttttttttttaaaaaaagctacGCACAGTTTTTGTAGAAGTTTCCGAGAAGTTCCTGGAAAGATtagaaataaaatcacaaaaaaatgtcgACACGATATTTCAGTTCGTTCTGTTTTCTTTGTATTAAACCAACATTCATTTTAcgcgaatcaagtttcagaatcgctgcatcattgaacatcgtccgagttgctgaatcgttgcaattagGATACTTATTTACCCTTCAATCGTGGCAAAAACTGGGCATAGGGACCGTCAAAAGGAATGACGGGTGGTCCTAGTTTTGCGGAGATTTTGGCGTTTCGCAAGGCAGAGGAGGGAGCTCagtcgagtgtcgagtcatcttcacaATGTGATGCGCCTTCAGTCCAGTTAGTGGCTACATGTGCCTTTACTTTACCCGTTGTCGAGGagttatcgcaaataactctcgcattacgtttggtgcaatgcgagaagtattcatgcagtcttgtaggcgctaatgcgcgcctaatgccgaccgcactgtctggcgcaatgcatgaagtattcccacagtcttgcaggcgctcatatgagtttgacaccgaccgcaccgtgtttggcgcgattattcgaactcgcgttaggataatcgcggTATCGAaaaatggggcttaaaaggcccgcgttgtgtttcgacgccgtatgagcagtccaacgttgcctcgtttctccctgtaaaacattttttctgagaaaattagagaaattcctatgttcgcttttttagattgaagtGGACCATTGAACAAGttaagaatttaagcactctgatacatgattcttcaacagaatttcatgcagaacacgatttgcgcaacaaaaactactgaaatcaacttccagcgaggctattaacgtttttattgtccattggttacgggaattgAATTCAAAGTGTGCACAACTTGAGCTTAGCGTCAAGattgatgttgccatattttcatattactaAGACTGTCATAGTAATCCTCTTTATTGTTAGTAGAAGGGTAATGATTCTTGAGGATAGCgagaataagatgttttttcagactccatcagcattttgaataatttctcgaactgttagaaaatacggcagaaaagccgagattcgcgtttccGGCACCAAGAATTGACACTTCATcgcgagatacgcatttttatAATTACTGTTTTTAACCTGTTGTTagcggatttggatcatttaaagactgaaaaaagagtttcacaCTTACGATTCTTcatcagataagatttagttaGACGTCATAAGGCCAGATCATTAAGCATTGCATAATTGGAAAATGACATTTGATCACGAGTTaggtacgcatttctgcaattatttGCGTTTTTAACCTGCTCTtgatcattaaaattaaaaatagagttTATTCATTCATACTTAACTCATTATTCAtacttaaaacttgtttagagGCTTTAGTTGATCCAATACCGTGATTCATCAATAAAAGAATCAGAGAATTGACTTCCTTAAGTAACGATTACACTACAGGTAGGTAAGAAGATAGTGCAGTCTCTAGAAAATATCTTCTCTGCttggactcttaaaaaattatgtaggtaatacttttctttctatttttcctccaacatTTTGGCATATGTACTGTTAGAAACCCACAGCCACATTAATAGCCTgagatgctgaatgtctataaataaattaaataactaactaactatatgtATGCGATATATGAAGTACCCGTAGAAACCAGGAGAACATCCACGCACCACCCATCCTTGCTTTGCGCCTTAGTTTCAAATGGTCCAGTGgacaaagtactttttcttcaattttgattattcacagttcattgacgaaagctcattttatccaaGAAAAACTTATTGAATTCACATACACAGATATTATGCGGCTCAGCTCTTCAAAAAAAGTATTCTTTTATTCTAGTCTTTTTTATCGAGAAGGGAGGGGAGGTTGGTAAATAATTTAACATAAAAAgaggtcaaattaaaaattgaaagaaatattaattaaaattttcatcggaGCTTAACATACCatcaatttacaaaatattgaaCACAAAGATTTAGAGGCATGAAATTAGGGGCTACTTACAAAAATGGCACAACATTAAAAAATGCCTTCTTTCTGAGGATAAGAAGGGGAAATCTTACAAACAAAAATACTTAACAACAGAATAGAAAGATCAGCAAGAGCTAGTATTGCACCAGAGGCAACCTAATTATGCCTACTgcctgaaagaagaaaaatatacagCCCCACCTTGTTACAACGTTTTCAAGAGAGAATTGAAAGGcagaaaattggagaaaagttATTTTGAGAAACGACTGGCCAGGACAGAGAGCAATAAACTTCATCTCGAAAAACGTTATGATAAGATACAATTAGCAAAATCTCCTCTTAACCAGAGTCATCACCACAAAAACGAGATATTCTAGATACAAAAATCTCAGAAACAGCCACGCTAGGCAATGGAACTCATCAAGTCTTTTGAATTATTCCATTTCCTATCATCCAATTCCTTTGATCTTCGCTAAAGCACTTACGATTTTTGGTGGTTTTGTACATTTAcagaaaacataattttgatgGTGTTAGCGTGAGATATAAACACAAACAGAGAGTTCCTATCCCACTTTACATAATACATTCAAGAACCCCCTTCACAAATTCATTTCATAGGTTAGATTTTCCCCTTGCATCTCAATACCTCTGatcctttttctatttttatcgtTTCTTAACTCTTCCGGACAAAATTATTTGCGTATTAAAATACATACAGCTACTACATGATGAAGATGCCTACTATTTACACATCAAGATATTTTTCAATGCAATTGACAATATAGCAGTGACTGACTTTGCAAATGATCTCCCTCAATGGGGAGTGTTTCTGAGGGCCTAACACACAGAGCCACCATTGACATTTCGTTTAGAGTTAAATCAATGGTGTAAATAGAGAGATAAAAAAGTATTCCGATTGCAGAGTTTTGAAGTTgcctcttattttttatttttttgtgagagCATATTACTTGCTTTCGAAAGAGCGAAgaatatttcttttaattttgtacgATAATAATGATACGTATTCaaacttgaaaaatataaaataaggCTAGAAGTCTGCAATCTAATAGATACCAGCTTTTCAGGTTTCACCACTGATATAGGTATACACGAATTCAGATAAACAAATGATTGCTACCTCAATGTGTTGAAATTCACAGTTAAAGAGATTAATACTTAAATATACAGAAACACAAATCATGAGCAATAAAAACAGATCATCATTTTGGCACTAGAAATTTGGTAATTCGGCCATTCGACTAAATTTagcagaaaatattttaatacatGCATCAATGATGAGAAACTAAAGTAGAACACACTTAAGTAGAAACTATTTATGAGCTGACCTCTTGGCAGTATATGTAGGTTGTCTTTCTTCCGTTTTCTGTTATGCAAACCTCTCTTCTGTACTAAAATAGCATGAACAAATGTAGTATGAATCGTTTCATAGTTTACAGCAATGTCTCATTTCATCTATaatatgtacttttttttttttttgaagcatAGTTCAGAGATTTGTATtaagaaaaacagaaattacgACTAATGCGAGATCATATGTCAATAGAGCTACaattccccctcctccccctaaTCAATCATTTAAATATCAGTTAAATATTATGACTCGCAGAATCTACATGCAATAAATGGAGAGAAACATACAATCGCATGCATGATTAGCAGCATTAGGAGCATTTTCAATATGAGGAACTTCTTATACTTCATGTGAGATATGTAGATATTCCTTTTTTCAGCAcaaaaataagatgaaaatgcCCATAACTCAAGACTTCTAGAAATGATGAATATgatgataaaatacaaattataCAATGATTcactaaaaaaacacaatgaacaaaaattgaaaaagttgagTAAAAGGGGGCACACGTTTGCTTGAAATGGCAAGACAATAGTCCAATAGTCGACATTAAGATATGGAGTGAAACGAAAAAGTTTTGACAAGATATGTGAAAAGAGACCTTATCCTCTAGGAAAAAATGTTCCTTCGCTTTTTTCAGAAGCACAAAAGAgcataatctgaaaattttgacgcaaaTTGGTTCTAAAGGCTCAAAAGTTGAGAGAAATATGAGTCCTGAAGTTACACGACAAACATTCTTACATTATACGAAAATGTGGTTTAACTTATAGTAAAAAGCTAGAGAAAATGTATTCTTTGAAGATAAGGTCCCACCTCACAGATCTGTTCGAGATTATTTCTTATGAAATCAAAATTACATTTCTACTATATAAAGGGGCTTGGAGGGTTGCAACGCGCATTGGTATACATTCTTTTTCCATTGTTGCAGCAACATAGctcgaaaattcatttttatgaaagttaacGACACTACCTTTGAATGGCAAATTATACGTATATACAAGAAAGTTTCACCAGATTAGAATACCCTTCAAATTCTCTAGTTTAACAATTTGGGTTTTCTTTCAATTCACGATCATTTGTTTTCCCAATGAAATAAACTAAATATTTGTGGGAATAATTGTTTCCCCACTGCCATAGAATTTGAATCTAATTCTGCACAAAAAGACCGTACACGGatgataaaaacaaacaaaatgtaCACTATAATCAACTAACTTATGACAAAACACAATTCTGAGTACATAGCACCAAACAATAAATTAGTGTTGTCTCAAGGTACATGATTGATGAATGGGCAGCTCACAGCACTGAAGAAAAGATTCTTTGATGATGCTCGCTTATCTTAATCTAGAAACATGTGAGTATTAAAATGAcaatttatctttaaaaaagaaaaaaaatagtggAAAGGGACCATGTGCTAAAGACACGTCAACTAGATTCCATGTCTTGCATGGATCGGTTCAACCATACACATTAGACGCATTTCATTCAGATCACAACATCTGGAGTACCTGAATTGTGCCAATCAGGATTATAGAACATTTCTgatatttaaagaaatttacACTGATCACCTACAATACTTGATTCCACAAGATGGAAGAATATATTTTACAGCAAGCATAGtgataaaattattcaaaactaaaaatgtaATTATTATGAAGCCTTCAAGATGCTATATTTAAGaaagattttaaaatcattgttaaaattggctgagaattttgattttctgaCGATACAATACTTCAAATTGTTCTGGATTTAGATGAAAGACGTTTTTAAATAAATGCTCCATCAAAGCTGGGGCGCAAAGttgcttttttcccctttagaAAAATGTCTTACTTGTTGCAAGCATTGATAACTTATCAAGGTACAATCAGTACATCTTTTGATACTTCAAGTTATTACTATCAATTTTACCctgaattttcagcattttaaatttcataattaaTGAGTAGATATTTAATAAGTCGAATAAAAAAAGATTGTACAATTTAAGAATGATAAGTACAAAACACTTCAGAACTGTGAAATTAATAATGCCCCAGattgacatttttaaaactgaacttagaccaaaaatttccaagttttaCTCTCAGAAATTGAGGGGGAAAAGGTCACCTATTTTTCCAGCGCATACTTGGATGTTCTGGTTTCTtattataaataaattatttttcttccctaACTTTTTTGTGTGACAGAATGTGCATTTCATGTTCCTTAACTTCTAAAATATGATACATGAGTGACGTCTTTTCTTCTTCGAATGTTTGGGTAGCAAAATGCCCTAACACAGGAAGAGGGCATATTGAGATGACCTCTGCTCACCGGGCAAACTGAATGCACgggggaaaataaaattatctaatATACGGAAAATGGCAAGTAAAAtgattgaggaaaaacaataacaaaacaTGAGCTAAACAATGTAAcacagaaagaaaagaaaagaaagaaataagaacACAATTTTCAACTACTGAGGAAACTCAGAGTTAAGTCATGGATAGTAGCAAATTAATGATAAACAATCCGCAAGTAGGGGACTGATGttaaaatcggtaaaaaatcataaaattctctGGAAGATCTATCCAAAGTGCATAAATTCTTGTGGTTAGTATGATCTCAAAAAGAGGGTATGGATCTCGATCAAATGATAAAATTGACATAGACTTCTTTGAACAGAGAGAAGATAAAATCATGTACATATTTGGTAAAATAGTAGCTGGcgagaaatttgtttttcaattctCCTCCTGTTACCAACAAATGAGATCTAATGAGAATCGTATTATCTAAAGATTGTTCGATCTAGTACTAAATACTAGGAATCAGTTATTGAATCACACGACATTGAAACAGACACTGTTTCTTTGCCTTTTTCAGACtgaactttaaaatgatactgatCTGAGAAATATCTCTTCGCTGGCAGTTCCATCGAGATCGAGTCATTGCAGTTCTGACTATCGCCTGACAGTAAGGGGCTATCCAATGATTCGCTATTACTGTTGAAGCATGACCTACTCTGATAACCGGTATCTTCCGAAGAGCTTGTTTTGGATACTGCTGATATCTGCCACATGTAATTTCCATTTGTTTTCTGCGAAAGGATTTCTGTATTGTCAGCAGAATCAACAGGCATCAGCACAGACGTTGAATTCATATATTCCTTGTTTGTTACTTTGGCAAAAGGTTTCATGCTCAGTTTAGGTTCATCTCCTTCATTGTTGATCAGCACAGACGTTGAATTCATGTATTCCATGTTGTTAACTTTAGCAAAAGGTTTCATGCTCGGTTTAGGTTCTTCTGCTTCGTTGTTGATTTTGATGAGGCTGAAGTTGGCATTACCACTATCCTCAATGTAACTCATTCTGTAGCTACTAGATTCTGGAATAACCGAGTGAGATgctaaagggaaaaaaagaggaaataaaaaattacagactAGTATTCAAAATATATATATCTACATTCTCTGATTATCTTTGCAACACAGTGGAGAGGCTCCACAAA contains:
- the LOC109033517 gene encoding uncharacterized protein, with the translated sequence MRRKLFFQCEDEPPSPVKPAPTVDLSPVTSGLASSPSFQQYFPSTPIITSRTAGTPNSHLSSPGCSPISYNCSGLTSPNTTAGSKASVRLDFSIANKENVPMDVSSDNAQDSLIKIKASHSVIPESSSYRMSYIEDSGNANFSLIKINNEAEEPKPSMKPFAKVNNMEYMNSTSVLINNEGDEPKLSMKPFAKVTNKEYMNSTSVLMPVDSADNTEILSQKTNGNYMWQISAVSKTSSSEDTGYQSRSCFNSNSESLDSPLLSGDSQNCNDSISMELPAKRYFSDQYHFKVQSEKGKETVSVSMSCDSITDS